The uncultured Ilyobacter sp. genome has a segment encoding these proteins:
- the citD gene encoding citrate lyase acyl carrier protein has translation MTINKPSKAGTLESNDIYVMLMPGENGIDIDLESIVEKQFGEDIRRVIKEKLQEMGITSVLVKAQDKGALDYTIKSRIEAAVTRGL, from the coding sequence ATGACTATTAACAAACCTTCTAAAGCTGGGACTTTAGAATCCAATGATATTTATGTAATGCTTATGCCTGGTGAAAACGGAATTGATATTGATCTTGAAAGTATCGTAGAAAAACAATTTGGAGAGGATATAAGAAGAGTAATAAAAGAAAAACTTCAAGAAATGGGGATAACTTCGGTATTAGTGAAGGCTCAGGATAAGGGAGCCCTTGACTATACGATTAAATCAAGAATTGAAGCGGCTGTTACAAGAGGACTGTAA
- a CDS encoding aldolase/citrate lyase family protein, which produces MLKLKLRRSMLFMPGNNPGMLQTAVDFGADAIILDLEDAVSLTEKDAARILVREALKINDYSSVEVVVRINPLSTPFAEEDIDVIARLNPDAILLPKAVSEDVKIMDGKLSKIEEEEGLEKGSIKIHCLVETTYGVETVYETIKASSRIEAVLLGGEDLAADLAVKRTKSSEEIFYARTKVVNVCKALKIDAIDTPFTDTNDYSGLRMDTEKVKGLGFSGKLAINPRQIDTIHEVYSPSEADINYALRVMYAQDEAEKEGLGVFSLDGKMVDLPVINRAKQTLDVARLIGLIK; this is translated from the coding sequence GTGTTGAAATTGAAACTTAGAAGAAGTATGTTATTCATGCCTGGAAACAACCCTGGGATGCTTCAAACTGCTGTAGATTTTGGAGCAGATGCAATAATCCTTGACCTAGAAGATGCAGTGTCTCTAACAGAAAAGGATGCAGCAAGGATATTGGTAAGGGAGGCCCTTAAGATTAATGACTATTCATCTGTAGAAGTAGTTGTTAGAATAAATCCTCTGTCTACTCCTTTTGCAGAGGAAGATATAGACGTAATAGCGAGACTAAATCCAGATGCTATATTACTTCCGAAGGCTGTCTCTGAAGATGTGAAAATTATGGATGGAAAACTTTCCAAGATAGAAGAGGAAGAGGGGTTAGAAAAAGGAAGTATAAAAATTCACTGTCTTGTGGAAACTACTTACGGAGTAGAGACAGTGTATGAAACTATAAAAGCTAGCTCGAGAATAGAGGCGGTACTTTTGGGCGGAGAAGATCTTGCAGCAGATCTTGCAGTTAAGAGGACGAAAAGTTCAGAAGAGATATTTTATGCCAGAACTAAAGTGGTAAATGTCTGTAAAGCTTTGAAAATAGATGCTATAGACACTCCTTTTACCGATACAAATGACTATAGTGGACTTAGAATGGATACGGAAAAAGTAAAGGGTCTTGGTTTCAGTGGTAAACTTGCCATAAATCCCAGACAGATAGATACAATCCATGAGGTATATTCACCGAGTGAGGCAGATATAAATTATGCCCTCAGGGTGATGTATGCACAGGATGAAGCAGAAAAAGAGGGGCTAGGTGTATTCTCTTTAGATGGTAAAATGGTCGATCTGCCTGTAATAAACAGAGCTAAGCAGACTCTTGATGTAGCGAGACTTATAGGTCTTATAAAATAA
- the citF gene encoding citrate lyase subunit alpha has protein sequence MKNILGRDIPDYIEGYGEVRHYQGYLAGKGEKLKRAFKFKNILPGDEKLHRGLGTLMDKLPLKDGMVLSFHHHLRNGDYVLNMVMDEISKRGYKDITIAASSIFPCHKDMVRHIESGVVTQIYAAYISGPVAEVISAGKLAKPAVMHTHGGRARIMESGDLPVDFAFIAAPTSDEYGNINGVDGKSACGALGYAHSDAQCADVTIAITDNLVEYPNPRFEIDQTLIDYVVVVDAIGDPNGIVSGTTQITKNPIGLKIASLTSKFIKDSGYFKDGMSFQTGAGGISLAVAAEVREQMKKDEICGSFASGGITGYIVDMYKDGLFKSLFDVQCFDLEAIKSAKENPEHITMSASMYANSDNKGAVVNKLDVVILGATEMDANFNVNVTTTSDGKIMGGSGGHSDTSAGSKLSIIVSQLVNSRISVIKDKVTTVTTPGETVDVLVTEKGIAINPKRTDLIERFKDSKLPIKTIEELQQIAESMTGKPKNIEFGDKIVAVVEYRDGTVVDVIKDMKA, from the coding sequence ATGAAAAATATTTTGGGGAGAGATATTCCCGATTATATAGAAGGTTACGGTGAGGTTAGACATTACCAGGGTTATCTGGCTGGTAAAGGTGAGAAATTAAAAAGAGCTTTTAAATTTAAAAATATACTACCCGGTGATGAGAAGTTACATAGAGGATTAGGCACTCTTATGGATAAGCTCCCTCTAAAAGACGGAATGGTTTTATCTTTTCATCACCACTTGAGAAACGGGGATTATGTCCTTAACATGGTAATGGATGAAATTTCCAAAAGAGGATATAAGGATATAACTATTGCAGCAAGTTCAATATTCCCATGCCACAAGGATATGGTAAGACACATAGAAAGTGGTGTGGTGACACAGATATATGCAGCTTATATATCCGGACCTGTGGCCGAGGTTATATCAGCTGGAAAGCTAGCTAAACCTGCTGTAATGCATACACACGGGGGAAGGGCCAGAATTATGGAATCTGGTGATCTGCCTGTGGATTTTGCCTTTATAGCTGCTCCCACTTCAGATGAATATGGAAATATAAACGGAGTGGACGGAAAATCTGCCTGTGGAGCCCTGGGTTATGCTCATTCTGATGCTCAGTGTGCAGACGTTACAATAGCTATAACAGACAACCTGGTAGAGTATCCCAATCCTAGATTTGAAATTGACCAGACACTTATAGACTATGTTGTAGTTGTGGATGCCATAGGAGATCCCAACGGAATTGTATCTGGAACTACTCAGATCACAAAAAATCCCATAGGACTTAAGATAGCTTCACTTACTTCAAAATTTATAAAAGATTCAGGTTATTTTAAAGATGGGATGAGTTTTCAAACTGGAGCAGGAGGTATCTCATTAGCTGTAGCTGCAGAAGTAAGAGAGCAGATGAAAAAAGATGAAATATGCGGTAGTTTTGCTTCTGGTGGAATCACTGGCTACATAGTGGATATGTATAAAGACGGGCTTTTTAAATCACTTTTTGATGTCCAGTGTTTTGACCTTGAGGCTATCAAATCAGCCAAGGAGAATCCTGAGCATATAACTATGTCTGCCTCTATGTATGCAAATTCTGATAATAAAGGTGCAGTTGTCAATAAATTGGACGTTGTTATATTAGGAGCCACTGAGATGGATGCTAACTTCAACGTCAATGTAACTACAACTTCAGACGGGAAAATCATGGGAGGCTCTGGAGGTCACAGTGATACTTCTGCAGGATCAAAACTTTCCATTATAGTTTCTCAGCTTGTAAATTCAAGAATTTCTGTAATAAAGGATAAAGTTACTACGGTAACAACTCCTGGAGAAACTGTAGACGTCCTTGTAACAGAAAAGGGGATAGCTATAAATCCAAAAAGGACAGACCTTATTGAAAGGTTTAAAGATTCTAAGCTACCGATAAAAACAATAGAGGAACTTCAGCAAATTGCCGAATCTATGACAGGAAAACCAAAAAATATTGAGTTTGGTGACAAGATAGTAGCGGTAGTAGAATATAGAGACGGTACAGTGGTAGACGTAATAAAAGATATGAAAGCATAA
- a CDS encoding HAD-IA family hydrolase, producing MIRNVVFDLGQVLFRFTPKHYLEKEFSHDKRDLIYKEVFRDKEWEDLSRGLINSEEAAKRISSKSSVSYEEAKKILDERKTFIIPIEDNLKILEKLGNNGYRIFLLADFHEDLLDEYLSEIPMLQQVYGKVISCKINKLKSEKEMYNYFLKKYQLIPKETLLIDDSKHNIENAKFFGIKGLVLKKPEDLSKELEKLEIL from the coding sequence ATGATAAGAAACGTAGTTTTTGATTTGGGACAGGTACTTTTTAGATTCACTCCAAAACATTATCTAGAAAAAGAATTCAGCCATGATAAAAGAGATTTAATATACAAAGAGGTTTTCAGAGACAAAGAGTGGGAAGACTTGAGCAGAGGCTTAATCAATAGCGAGGAAGCTGCAAAGAGAATTTCTTCTAAGTCCTCTGTTTCCTATGAGGAAGCAAAAAAAATATTAGATGAGAGAAAAACCTTTATCATTCCAATAGAGGATAATCTGAAAATTTTGGAAAAACTAGGCAACAACGGCTACAGAATATTTCTTCTAGCCGACTTTCATGAGGATCTTTTAGATGAATATCTCTCTGAAATACCGATGCTTCAGCAGGTCTATGGAAAAGTCATCTCCTGTAAAATAAATAAATTAAAATCTGAAAAAGAAATGTATAATTATTTTTTGAAAAAATATCAACTCATTCCCAAAGAAACACTCCTCATCGACGATTCAAAACACAATATAGAAAACGCCAAATTTTTCGGTATAAAAGGACTTGTCTTAAAAAAACCCGAAGATCTCTCTAAGGAGCTTGAAAAATTAGAAATACTGTAA